In Calditrichota bacterium, a genomic segment contains:
- a CDS encoding YjgP/YjgQ family permease, whose amino-acid sequence MKILSRYIIRQHVGPFVFGLFIITLIFMLNLVFKELNKILSKGLDFWVVLEFFALNLAWIVALAAPMAALMASLMAFGQLSADNEITAMKASGVSLYRAILPVVLTAAALTVFLIWFNNYVLPDSNHRLRLLARDITMKRPTVNLEPGYLYEDLPDISIRVEGLKEKEGYSEIENVLIFDRSDPNINRTIIAKNGDIYVDKKSGLFRVTLFDGEIHDINKDKLNQYTTIKFPKYVMTIPIPDMILKRRNSQYRGDREQSAAMMRKEIAENNKLIATRRENLQKYIELQAQRYFPERKSADTLASALPILPEHIKKSSRYQYNLQRQLRIARNVRLRIKAERDVNHSYALTNKRLLVEIYKKYSIPFACIVFVLIGAPLGIMAHRGNMAVSGGISLVFFIIYWIFLIGGEELADRNMLSPFLAMWLANIIVGGFGVYLLIHTVREMSIINFKALTKLLPKQFRWKTDENS is encoded by the coding sequence ATGAAAATTTTATCCCGATATATTATTCGCCAACACGTAGGTCCTTTTGTGTTCGGACTGTTTATCATTACGCTCATTTTTATGCTTAATTTGGTTTTCAAAGAACTGAATAAAATATTAAGCAAGGGATTGGACTTTTGGGTGGTGTTGGAATTTTTCGCGCTTAATCTCGCCTGGATTGTGGCTCTCGCTGCGCCAATGGCGGCACTCATGGCCTCACTGATGGCTTTCGGCCAACTTTCCGCGGATAACGAAATTACTGCGATGAAGGCCAGCGGTGTCAGCCTGTATCGGGCAATTTTACCGGTTGTGCTCACGGCGGCGGCGCTGACAGTTTTTCTCATCTGGTTCAATAATTACGTTCTCCCCGATTCCAACCATCGGCTGCGACTATTGGCAAGGGACATCACCATGAAAAGGCCCACCGTCAATCTGGAACCCGGCTATCTGTATGAGGATTTGCCTGATATTTCTATTCGCGTGGAAGGATTGAAGGAAAAAGAGGGCTATTCTGAAATTGAAAATGTGCTTATTTTCGACCGCAGCGATCCCAATATTAACCGGACGATCATCGCGAAAAACGGGGATATTTACGTTGATAAGAAATCGGGTTTGTTCCGGGTGACTCTTTTCGACGGCGAAATTCACGACATCAATAAAGACAAGTTGAATCAATACACAACTATCAAATTCCCGAAATATGTGATGACCATACCCATTCCGGATATGATTTTGAAAAGGCGGAATTCCCAATATCGCGGCGATCGCGAGCAGAGCGCGGCGATGATGCGCAAAGAAATTGCCGAAAATAATAAACTCATCGCCACGCGGCGCGAAAATTTGCAGAAATATATTGAATTGCAGGCGCAGCGATATTTCCCTGAGAGGAAAAGCGCTGATACTCTTGCTTCCGCACTCCCGATTTTGCCCGAGCATATTAAAAAATCATCTCGCTACCAATATAATTTACAACGGCAACTGCGCATCGCGCGCAATGTTCGCCTGCGTATCAAGGCCGAACGCGACGTCAATCACAGCTATGCCCTGACAAACAAGAGGTTGCTGGTGGAAATTTATAAAAAATATTCCATTCCGTTTGCCTGCATCGTTTTTGTGCTCATTGGCGCACCGCTGGGCATTATGGCTCATCGCGGCAATATGGCGGTAAGCGGCGGAATCAGTCTGGTATTTTTTATCATTTACTGGATTTTTCTCATCGGCGGAGAAGAATTGGCGGATCGAAATATGCTGTCGCCGTTCCTCGCCATGTGGCTTGCCAATATTATTGTCGGCGGGTTCGGCGTTTATCTTCTTATTCATACTGTTCGGGAAATGTCCATCATCAATTTCAAAGCGCTGACTAAATTGCTGCCCAAACAATTTCGCTGGAAAACCGATGAAAATTCTTGA
- the sprA gene encoding cell surface protein SprA: protein MAFKANTDVKAKQRHLRALFVCFITALIFSGKLVAADDPYIGLRIPNQEKYGLRLFAQQPARGLSMLDFSAPALIKAPGAVKRVVKIDSAGKQVTIKEEAFSQPFQIPAIYSLHDYTRYCLTRNIDILWQKRKIKEISGEQITRGKKQGLKIAIPVKIRSKAFQTIFGGDQVSLSVTGQININGGFRHEKRSQVKTAINRGSDYNFRMEQQQQFRVTGNIGEKVSVSVDQDSERPFDFDNTIRLDYKGYDDEIIQSIQAGNISLALPATRFVSFSGQNSGLFGIKSEAQVGNFHLTTIASQEKGENKTKTISGGAEEGEVTIKDYNYIKGIYFFVDDIYRMNYFPLKNGIHQYDLNRTITNFEIYKSGPGYEQKEGRIYGWALTNPGDGSNPDTSIVDNENAKGYWIRLDQSDYFLERSLGYIRLNNAVGDGEMLAIAYRDSAGNIVGKIDFDATTDSVIILKTLKPKTPRPSDKSWDLMFRHVYYLGSRDIDPDGFEVRIFFDTPSGDDQETISTDNGSVTYLHAFGLDSVDQSGNNNPDNIIDNNNNLLRLGPGELEFPSLRPFADPNNSLIPQDKWDKAMYDTTNQSYIASESKFYIQVKSKNRSANYDLGWNVIEGSEEVMLNGTKLVKDKDYIIDYMSGKLTILREEATNPSANVQVNYQQNEMFQLEKKTLMGMRGEYKFLENSFIGGTFLYLNQSTLDQKVRVGKGPSRNMIWDVNTALKFEPNFLTKAIDAFPFIETKQPSKLTFEGEIAQILPNPNTLNNSATGDNDGVAYIDDFEAAKKITPLGVIYNSWRPSSSPLEIQKMQNPQANMGTILGIYQKRGRLIWYNPYEQVAIKEIWPNRDTHNPNTPQRVHVLTMEFQPVPKDSVDDPNYDVTQSWAGVQRWLSSGYADQTDSKFIEIWVQGNNGKLHIDLGQISEDIIPNGRFDTEDIPENGIRNNLLDPGEDVGIDGMAGQDPEDFWDINGNGIRDKGEPISYDDWNYSTGGYNYSQINGTEGNENDPVGRYPDTEDFNGNGSLDMVNDFFRFSFNLSKEHPDTALIAGGQENPYGWRLYRIPLSAFEPIGSPDWSRIEFARIWIDSCVARTTLRIAEINLVGNDWKEMGVAPDDFSPYNQQNDTTIVAAVTNTHENDDYTPPPGVSGVKDRITRIEAKEQALVIRINELAPGASGILRKTFFQAEDFIHYDKMKMFIHGGDAYATGFTKDKTRIELFLRFGSDDNNYYEYRAPIFEGWEGNNMEIVLNDMAQLKLATPDSATGLIIEKFDDGRQYRVKGSPSLTNIRQLILGVKNISDADTSVAGNYVIADNSPFTGEVWVNELRLSNVKKDKGMAYRARAQIKVADVFSVNGEVNRKDADFHNVNNRFGSGNNQQAQNFSGNFALHKLLPESWGISLPINFNYSENKSTPKYLPGSDILVTGQTPDSVMKKIRNQSVNKGWGVSFKKTTRSKNFLVRYTIDRLAANFNTGSSHAISSTYEYQDRKTYTANVSYNLNFPKDKYIEPFKWLGKAPIIKKLAELKFFYLPSNFNLKASGNRSTSQAMTRTGVETDNRTFFINRSLQTGIRPFKSMSFDFSRNYKNDLSAIPNAMDELSNYKFGRLTDLNQSFSAKYNPQISRWLKSNFSYTTNFRFSNNLQLKERGRNASNNTSVQASFTFNPDQMISSLFKTDKRSAARRRTPRRPTSRAQPKKKTGKNQQPKKEPQKQKKSFNPLSLVGKSLHFITSRIKPINMTYTKRDNISNYGLADSIRHMPTTAYMFGFDSDPGTGHVPDIGTNIGSDQLSSSFSLQSGLKIFRQMDVSLKFNHDENKNASTTINGGSSDSWFYIEGHAAKGIPIAEWNLRWSGLEKYFFFKKFAQQISLDHNFSGKKQNAWQVQNNVKQNTKESYTKTFRPFLGLNMRLKKNITMNVRYNISENINFTVRGGSGGQKQLTSDLSVSASWSHSGGLHIPLPFFKNKELKNNIDLQVTFSMNSNQSFQKLGEKDWTETDMRKSWTFEPQVNYSFSQNVRGGMHFKIGKNSNKRIGDTSLQELGINVSIAIRGS from the coding sequence ATGGCTTTTAAGGCAAACACGGACGTAAAAGCAAAACAACGCCATCTGCGTGCGCTATTTGTTTGTTTCATCACCGCTTTGATTTTCTCTGGAAAATTAGTCGCTGCGGACGATCCTTACATTGGCCTGCGGATTCCCAATCAAGAAAAATACGGTCTGCGTCTTTTCGCGCAGCAGCCGGCGCGAGGGCTCTCGATGCTGGATTTTTCCGCACCCGCTTTGATCAAAGCTCCCGGAGCCGTCAAGCGCGTAGTGAAAATCGACAGCGCGGGCAAGCAAGTGACGATCAAAGAAGAAGCGTTTTCCCAGCCGTTTCAAATACCGGCAATTTATTCGCTGCACGACTACACGCGATATTGTCTGACGAGAAATATTGACATTCTCTGGCAAAAGCGAAAAATCAAAGAAATCTCCGGCGAGCAAATTACGAGAGGCAAAAAACAAGGGTTGAAAATTGCCATTCCGGTAAAAATTCGCAGCAAAGCGTTCCAGACCATTTTCGGCGGAGACCAAGTTTCACTTTCGGTCACCGGGCAGATTAATATCAACGGTGGTTTTCGCCACGAGAAACGCAGTCAGGTCAAAACAGCCATTAACCGCGGCTCGGACTACAATTTCCGCATGGAACAGCAGCAGCAATTCCGCGTCACCGGCAACATCGGCGAAAAAGTCAGCGTGAGTGTGGATCAGGATTCCGAACGTCCGTTCGATTTTGACAACACCATCCGCCTCGACTACAAAGGCTATGACGACGAAATTATTCAATCCATTCAGGCGGGAAATATTTCTCTTGCGCTGCCGGCGACACGCTTCGTCTCCTTCAGCGGCCAAAACAGCGGATTGTTCGGCATTAAATCCGAAGCTCAGGTGGGCAATTTCCATTTGACCACCATTGCCAGCCAGGAAAAGGGCGAAAACAAAACCAAAACCATCTCCGGCGGCGCCGAAGAAGGCGAAGTGACTATCAAAGATTACAACTACATCAAAGGAATTTACTTCTTCGTTGATGATATTTATCGAATGAATTATTTCCCGCTGAAAAATGGCATTCATCAGTACGATCTGAATCGCACCATCACCAATTTTGAAATTTACAAATCAGGTCCCGGCTACGAGCAAAAAGAAGGAAGAATTTACGGCTGGGCGCTCACTAATCCAGGCGACGGCTCGAATCCCGACACTTCAATCGTGGATAACGAAAATGCCAAGGGATACTGGATTCGGTTAGATCAATCGGACTATTTTTTGGAAAGGTCGCTGGGCTATATTCGGCTGAACAATGCTGTTGGCGACGGTGAAATGCTGGCGATTGCCTATCGCGATAGCGCCGGCAATATTGTCGGAAAAATAGATTTTGATGCCACGACTGACAGCGTCATCATTTTGAAAACGTTGAAACCGAAAACTCCCCGGCCTTCGGACAAATCGTGGGATTTAATGTTCCGTCACGTTTATTATTTGGGCTCGCGCGATATCGATCCTGACGGCTTTGAAGTGCGCATATTTTTCGACACGCCGTCCGGCGATGATCAGGAAACGATCTCTACCGACAACGGAAGTGTCACTTATTTGCATGCCTTTGGTTTGGATAGCGTTGATCAGAGCGGTAATAATAATCCGGACAATATCATTGATAACAATAACAACTTGCTGCGGCTTGGACCAGGCGAATTGGAATTTCCCAGCCTGAGGCCTTTTGCCGATCCCAACAACTCGCTCATTCCTCAAGATAAATGGGACAAAGCAATGTACGACACCACAAATCAGAGTTACATCGCCAGCGAGAGCAAGTTTTACATTCAGGTCAAGTCAAAAAATCGCAGTGCTAATTATGATTTAGGATGGAATGTAATCGAAGGCTCCGAAGAAGTCATGCTCAATGGCACCAAATTAGTCAAAGACAAAGATTACATCATCGATTACATGTCCGGGAAATTAACGATTTTGCGCGAAGAAGCGACCAACCCTTCCGCCAATGTGCAGGTGAATTACCAGCAAAATGAAATGTTTCAGTTGGAAAAAAAGACCCTGATGGGTATGCGCGGGGAATACAAATTTCTGGAAAATTCTTTCATCGGCGGTACTTTTCTGTATTTGAATCAGAGCACTCTGGATCAAAAGGTTCGCGTCGGCAAAGGACCCAGTCGAAACATGATCTGGGACGTTAACACTGCTTTGAAATTTGAGCCCAACTTTTTAACTAAGGCCATCGACGCGTTTCCGTTCATTGAAACTAAGCAACCATCGAAATTGACGTTCGAAGGAGAGATCGCCCAGATTCTCCCCAATCCGAACACCTTGAACAATTCCGCCACTGGAGACAACGACGGTGTGGCTTACATCGACGATTTTGAAGCAGCAAAGAAAATTACGCCGCTGGGTGTGATTTACAATAGCTGGCGCCCCTCTTCTTCTCCGCTGGAAATTCAAAAAATGCAAAATCCGCAAGCGAACATGGGGACAATCCTGGGAATTTATCAAAAACGAGGAAGACTCATCTGGTACAACCCGTACGAGCAGGTCGCCATAAAAGAAATCTGGCCCAACCGCGACACGCACAACCCTAACACGCCGCAGCGAGTACACGTTCTGACGATGGAATTTCAACCTGTGCCAAAAGACAGCGTGGATGATCCAAATTACGATGTTACGCAATCCTGGGCCGGCGTGCAAAGATGGCTTTCTTCCGGCTATGCGGATCAGACGGACAGTAAATTTATCGAAATCTGGGTGCAGGGAAATAACGGAAAATTGCACATTGATCTGGGTCAAATTTCCGAAGACATCATCCCCAATGGGCGATTTGACACCGAAGATATTCCGGAAAACGGCATCCGCAACAATCTCCTTGATCCGGGCGAAGACGTGGGCATCGACGGCATGGCGGGACAAGACCCGGAAGATTTCTGGGATATTAACGGCAATGGCATTCGGGATAAAGGCGAACCCATTAGTTATGATGACTGGAACTATTCCACCGGCGGCTACAACTATTCTCAGATTAATGGCACCGAAGGCAACGAAAACGATCCGGTGGGCCGCTATCCGGACACCGAAGATTTCAACGGAAACGGTTCGCTGGACATGGTGAACGATTTTTTCCGTTTTTCTTTCAATCTTTCCAAAGAACATCCGGACACAGCGCTCATCGCCGGAGGTCAGGAAAATCCGTACGGCTGGCGTTTGTACCGCATTCCCCTCAGCGCATTTGAGCCCATCGGAAGTCCTGACTGGTCGCGAATCGAATTTGCTCGTATCTGGATCGATAGCTGTGTGGCGCGAACCACATTGCGTATCGCCGAAATCAATCTCGTGGGAAATGACTGGAAAGAGATGGGCGTGGCGCCGGATGATTTTAGTCCCTACAATCAGCAGAACGACACTACCATCGTAGCGGCTGTAACCAACACGCACGAAAACGATGACTACACTCCTCCGCCAGGAGTGAGCGGCGTCAAAGACAGAATCACGCGCATCGAAGCCAAAGAACAGGCGCTGGTAATCCGTATCAATGAACTGGCTCCCGGGGCGAGCGGCATCTTAAGAAAAACTTTTTTTCAGGCGGAAGATTTCATCCATTACGACAAAATGAAAATGTTCATTCATGGCGGCGACGCGTACGCAACCGGTTTTACCAAAGACAAGACAAGAATTGAACTGTTTCTTCGCTTTGGTTCGGACGACAATAATTATTACGAATACCGGGCGCCGATATTTGAGGGCTGGGAAGGCAATAATATGGAAATCGTGCTCAACGACATGGCGCAGCTTAAATTAGCCACGCCAGACTCGGCCACGGGGCTCATCATTGAAAAATTCGACGACGGCCGCCAGTATCGCGTGAAAGGATCGCCTTCTCTCACCAACATCCGCCAGTTGATTTTGGGCGTGAAAAACATTTCCGACGCTGACACATCTGTTGCCGGAAACTACGTAATCGCAGACAATAGCCCGTTTACCGGCGAGGTCTGGGTGAATGAACTTCGCCTTTCCAATGTCAAAAAAGACAAAGGCATGGCTTACCGCGCCCGGGCGCAAATCAAAGTCGCCGACGTTTTTTCCGTGAACGGTGAAGTGAACCGCAAAGATGCTGATTTTCACAACGTGAACAATCGCTTCGGTAGCGGCAATAACCAGCAGGCGCAAAATTTTTCCGGTAATTTTGCGTTGCACAAATTGCTGCCGGAATCGTGGGGCATTTCTCTGCCCATCAATTTCAATTATTCCGAAAACAAATCAACGCCAAAATATCTGCCTGGCAGCGACATTTTGGTGACCGGCCAGACGCCGGATTCCGTGATGAAAAAAATTCGCAACCAGAGCGTGAATAAAGGTTGGGGAGTTTCTTTCAAAAAAACGACGCGTTCCAAAAATTTCCTCGTGCGCTATACTATTGATCGGCTTGCTGCCAATTTCAATACCGGTTCGTCTCATGCGATCAGTTCAACTTATGAATATCAGGATCGAAAAACATACACTGCCAATGTCAGTTATAATTTGAATTTTCCGAAAGATAAATATATTGAGCCTTTCAAATGGCTGGGCAAAGCGCCGATTATCAAAAAATTGGCAGAACTCAAGTTTTTCTACCTGCCTTCAAATTTCAACCTGAAGGCGTCGGGAAATCGCTCGACTTCACAGGCAATGACGCGTACCGGCGTGGAAACCGACAACCGCACTTTTTTCATCAATCGCAGTCTGCAAACTGGCATTCGCCCGTTCAAAAGCATGTCTTTTGATTTTTCGAGAAATTACAAGAATGATCTCAGTGCCATTCCCAATGCAATGGATGAGTTGTCAAATTACAAATTCGGGCGGCTCACTGATTTGAATCAATCATTCAGCGCCAAATATAATCCGCAAATTTCAAGATGGCTGAAATCAAATTTCTCTTACACCACCAATTTTCGTTTTTCCAACAATCTCCAGCTCAAAGAACGAGGCCGCAATGCATCGAATAACACTTCAGTGCAGGCGTCGTTCACTTTTAATCCGGATCAGATGATTTCGTCGCTATTCAAAACAGACAAAAGATCTGCGGCGCGCAGAAGAACGCCCAGAAGGCCTACGTCGCGCGCTCAGCCCAAGAAAAAAACCGGCAAAAACCAGCAGCCCAAAAAGGAGCCGCAAAAGCAGAAAAAATCTTTCAATCCACTGTCTTTGGTGGGAAAAAGCTTACACTTCATCACCAGTCGGATTAAGCCAATCAACATGACTTACACGAAGCGGGATAATATCAGCAATTATGGACTCGCTGACTCCATCCGCCACATGCCGACGACAGCCTACATGTTCGGTTTTGACAGCGATCCGGGCACAGGACACGTTCCGGACATCGGGACAAATATCGGTTCTGATCAATTATCCAGTTCCTTTTCTTTGCAGAGCGGGCTGAAAATTTTTCGCCAAATGGACGTGTCCCTCAAATTCAACCACGATGAAAATAAAAACGCTTCCACCACAATCAACGGCGGGAGTTCCGACTCGTGGTTTTACATCGAAGGTCACGCGGCAAAAGGTATCCCCATCGCCGAATGGAATCTGCGCTGGTCTGGGTTGGAAAAATATTTCTTTTTCAAAAAGTTTGCCCAGCAGATTAGCCTTGACCATAATTTCTCCGGGAAAAAACAAAATGCCTGGCAGGTGCAAAACAACGTGAAACAGAACACCAAAGAATCATACACCAAAACCTTCCGGCCTTTTCTTGGACTCAATATGCGGCTCAAGAAAAACATCACAATGAATGTTCGCTACAACATTTCCGAAAATATCAATTTCACCGTACGCGGCGGTTCCGGCGGGCAAAAACAGCTCACGTCAGATTTATCGGTGAGCGCTTCCTGGTCGCATAGCGGTGGATTGCACATACCATTACCTTTTTTTAAAAACAAAGAATTGAAAAACAATATTGATTTGCAAGTAACGTTTAGCATGAATAGCAATCAGAGCTTTCAGAAATTGGGCGAAAAAGATTGGACAGAAACCGACATGCGCAAAAGCTGGACTTTCGAACCGCAGGTGAATTACTCTTTTAGCCAGAACGTCCGCGGTGGCATGCATTTCAAAATCGGGAAAAACAGTAACAAGCGAATTGGCGATACCTCACTGCAAGAATTGGGCATTAACGTCAGCATTGCCATTCGAGGATCGTGA